The sequence CAATTGCTGGAGGTTATTACTGTGGTTGCTATGAAGACCTTGAGTAACTATGTGAATCATATCGCGGAGACGCCGCTTGACCAGGCTTTTGAGTCTAAGCAGTGGTCAGCAAAAAAAGAACACCAAACGGCTTAATCTGGTTGCGCGGCACAACCTGAAAATTCTAATCAGCAAGTGATTTTCGTAAACTCGCTCAGGGGTGCGCCGCGCACCCTGGGCGATACCCTGGCAAGGCTAACGTTTTCGTAAAATCTCTTCATCAGCAACCTCACAAAGCTTTTGCAGATTGCGAATAGAAATCTCTTTGCGGTTTATTTCTATGATGCCTTCGTCGCGCAAACTCCCAAGCGCATTGCTAACCGTTTCGCGGTATACGCCCATCATATCGGCAATGTCTTGATGCCGAACTCCGGTAATTGAATGTGAGCCATGACTGGAAAGGTTGAGCAACAAAGAGGCGACGCGCGCCGGTATCCCTTTAAAGGCGCTATCGCCTAAACGGGATTGTGCCTCATGCATTCGTTTGCCAACTTCTTCAAGCATTCGCAGCGCGACTTGCGGTTTCTTTAAAATGAGCCTTTCCACATCAGCCCGCCCCATTACGCAAACCGTACAGTCTTCCGCCGCTTCCGCAAACAGGTCGTACATATTCTGCCCAACAATCGTCATCTCTCCGAAAAAGGTCATGGGTCCGACGGTCTGAACAATCAGTTTGCGACCTTCTGAAGATAAGCGATAGAGATGCACGGAACCTTTTTTGAGCAAAAATAAGACTTCGCCGGTTTGTTCGGGCATATAAATGATTTTGCCTCTGGAGGCGGTGGTCATCACGGTTGATGACTCAACCATCTTCATCTCTTCGGATGAGAGGTCACGGAAAATTTTCATTGCAGAAAGATAAGCTACTTTGCTCGGCACAAAGGGATAACGGGGTGCGGCTGAAT is a genomic window of Acidobacteriota bacterium containing:
- a CDS encoding Crp/Fnr family transcriptional regulator, with the translated sequence MPSKVAYLSAMKIFRDLSSEEMKMVESSTVMTTASRGKIIYMPEQTGEVLFLLKKGSVHLYRLSSEGRKLIVQTVGPMTFFGEMTIVGQNMYDLFAEAAEDCTVCVMGRADVERLILKKPQVALRMLEEVGKRMHEAQSRLGDSAFKGIPARVASLLLNLSSHGSHSITGVRHQDIADMMGVYRETVSNALGSLRDEGIIEINRKEISIRNLQKLCEVADEEILRKR